In Hypomesus transpacificus isolate Combined female chromosome 4, fHypTra1, whole genome shotgun sequence, the following are encoded in one genomic region:
- the LOC124466752 gene encoding zinc finger protein 385D-like isoform X4 — protein sequence MCQSATLPSLVQSTAGRAQHSMEMKPLLPFSLFPVFTEMDHLHKALIGPGFQVATPLRKAPSSCSVCRLKFNSESQASSHYSGTKHAKKLKITDAPDCKSKSNDAVSKETPLQPLDTDTDGAAGIELAPPCATEAALPSCLPPGTTEVSAEPVSLDKEMDKEAEGEVDEETEEEKAMRLLYCSLCKVAVNSASQLQAHNSGTKHKTMLAARSGDGSIKSFPRSGVKAKMATPTEALTGLQNKTFHCEICDVHVNSETQLKQHISSRRHKDRAAGKPAKPKFSPYSPTQRSQTVQAVRLALRKEQDLGKPLASCLLQQHLSLATAAAMATLSPFHLRPASTPNPALFQAQTLPQALLHPPPGPIRSARTPVLFSPY from the exons ATGTGCCAGAGTGCCACCCTGCCCTCATTGGTCCAGTCTACAGCAGGCAGGGCCCAGCACTCCATGGAAATGAAGCCCCTCCTCCCATTTAGCTTGTTCCCTGTCTTTACAGAG ATGGACCACCTCCACAAAGCTCTGATTGGCCCAGGGTTTCAAGTGGCCACGCCCCTGAGGAAGGCGCCTAGCTCCTGTAGCGTATGTCGACTGAAGTTTAACTCAGAG AGCCAGGCCTCATCCCATTACAGCGGAACCAAACATGCCAAAAAGCTCAAAATTACAGATGCTCCTGACTGCAAGTCTAAAAGCAACGACGCAGTCTCCAAGGAAACCCCACTTCAGCCTCTCGACACAGACACAG ATGGCGCAGCCGGAATTGAGCTGGCACCACCCTGTGCCACAGAGGCGGCACTGCCGAGTTGCCTGCCACCCGGAACCACCGAAGTCTCCGCTGAGCCAGTCTCTTTAGACAAGGAGATGGACAAGGAGGCAGAAGGGGAAGTGGATGAGGAGACGGAGGAAGAGAAAGCAATGCGACTTCTGTATTGTTCCCTCTGCAAAGTCGCTGTGAACTCTGCTTCTCAGCTTCAGGCTCACAACAgcg GTACAAAGCACAAGACCATGCTGGCGGCCAGGAGTGGGGACGGATCCATCAAGTCCTTCcccaggtcaggggtcaaagcCAAGATGGCCACTCCTACCGAGGCGCTAACGGGCCTCCAGAACAAAACATTCCACTGTGAGATCTGTGACGTGCACGTCAACTCTGAAACGCAGCTCAAACAG cataTTAGCAGTAGGAGGCATAAAGACAGAGCTGCAGGTAAACCAGCCAAGCCTAAATTCAGCCCCTACAGTCCCACCCAGCGCAGCCAGACTGTACAGGCT gtgcgTCTAGCTCTGAGGAAGGAACAGGATCTGGGCAAGCCTCTGGCCTCCTGTCTTTTACAACAGCATCTTTCTCTTGCTACCGCTGCTGCCATGGCAACTCTATCACCCTTCCATCTGCGCCCCGCCTCTACTCCTAACCCCGCCCTCTTCCAGGCCCAGACCCTGCCCCAGGCTCTGCTtcaccctccccctggcccgATCCGGTCAGCCCGCACACCTGTGCTCTTCTCCCCGTACTGA
- the LOC124466752 gene encoding zinc finger protein 385D-like isoform X2, with product MCQSATLPSLVQSTAGRAQHSMEMKPLLPFSLFPVFTEMDHLHKALIGPGFQVATPLRKAPSSCSVCRLKFNSESQASSHYSGTKHAKKLKITDAPDCKSKSNDAVSKETPLQPLDTDTGYTAVCEYGAAGIELAPPCATEAALPSCLPPGTTEVSAEPVSLDKEMDKEAEGEVDEETEEEKAMRLLYCSLCKVAVNSASQLQAHNSGTKHKTMLAARSGDGSIKSFPRSGVKAKMATPTEALTGLQNKTFHCEICDVHVNSETQLKQHISSRRHKDRAAGKPAKPKFSPYSPTQRSQTVQAVRLALRKEQDLGKPLASCLLQQHLSLATAAAMATLSPFHLRPASTPNPALFQAQTLPQALLHPPPGPIRSARTPVLFSPY from the exons ATGTGCCAGAGTGCCACCCTGCCCTCATTGGTCCAGTCTACAGCAGGCAGGGCCCAGCACTCCATGGAAATGAAGCCCCTCCTCCCATTTAGCTTGTTCCCTGTCTTTACAGAG ATGGACCACCTCCACAAAGCTCTGATTGGCCCAGGGTTTCAAGTGGCCACGCCCCTGAGGAAGGCGCCTAGCTCCTGTAGCGTATGTCGACTGAAGTTTAACTCAGAG AGCCAGGCCTCATCCCATTACAGCGGAACCAAACATGCCAAAAAGCTCAAAATTACAGATGCTCCTGACTGCAAGTCTAAAAGCAACGACGCAGTCTCCAAGGAAACCCCACTTCAGCCTCTCGACACAGACACAGGTTACAcagctgtgtgtgaat ATGGCGCAGCCGGAATTGAGCTGGCACCACCCTGTGCCACAGAGGCGGCACTGCCGAGTTGCCTGCCACCCGGAACCACCGAAGTCTCCGCTGAGCCAGTCTCTTTAGACAAGGAGATGGACAAGGAGGCAGAAGGGGAAGTGGATGAGGAGACGGAGGAAGAGAAAGCAATGCGACTTCTGTATTGTTCCCTCTGCAAAGTCGCTGTGAACTCTGCTTCTCAGCTTCAGGCTCACAACAgcg GTACAAAGCACAAGACCATGCTGGCGGCCAGGAGTGGGGACGGATCCATCAAGTCCTTCcccaggtcaggggtcaaagcCAAGATGGCCACTCCTACCGAGGCGCTAACGGGCCTCCAGAACAAAACATTCCACTGTGAGATCTGTGACGTGCACGTCAACTCTGAAACGCAGCTCAAACAG cataTTAGCAGTAGGAGGCATAAAGACAGAGCTGCAGGTAAACCAGCCAAGCCTAAATTCAGCCCCTACAGTCCCACCCAGCGCAGCCAGACTGTACAGGCT gtgcgTCTAGCTCTGAGGAAGGAACAGGATCTGGGCAAGCCTCTGGCCTCCTGTCTTTTACAACAGCATCTTTCTCTTGCTACCGCTGCTGCCATGGCAACTCTATCACCCTTCCATCTGCGCCCCGCCTCTACTCCTAACCCCGCCCTCTTCCAGGCCCAGACCCTGCCCCAGGCTCTGCTtcaccctccccctggcccgATCCGGTCAGCCCGCACACCTGTGCTCTTCTCCCCGTACTGA
- the LOC124466752 gene encoding zinc finger protein 385D-like isoform X3 — protein MYFGNMCQSATLPSLVQSTAGRAQHSMEMKPLLPFSLFPVFTEMDHLHKALIGPGFQVATPLRKAPSSCSVCRLKFNSESQASSHYSGTKHAKKLKITDAPDCKSKSNDAVSKETPLQPLDTDTDGAAGIELAPPCATEAALPSCLPPGTTEVSAEPVSLDKEMDKEAEGEVDEETEEEKAMRLLYCSLCKVAVNSASQLQAHNSGTKHKTMLAARSGDGSIKSFPRSGVKAKMATPTEALTGLQNKTFHCEICDVHVNSETQLKQHISSRRHKDRAAGKPAKPKFSPYSPTQRSQTVQAVRLALRKEQDLGKPLASCLLQQHLSLATAAAMATLSPFHLRPASTPNPALFQAQTLPQALLHPPPGPIRSARTPVLFSPY, from the exons GTAACATGTGCCAGAGTGCCACCCTGCCCTCATTGGTCCAGTCTACAGCAGGCAGGGCCCAGCACTCCATGGAAATGAAGCCCCTCCTCCCATTTAGCTTGTTCCCTGTCTTTACAGAG ATGGACCACCTCCACAAAGCTCTGATTGGCCCAGGGTTTCAAGTGGCCACGCCCCTGAGGAAGGCGCCTAGCTCCTGTAGCGTATGTCGACTGAAGTTTAACTCAGAG AGCCAGGCCTCATCCCATTACAGCGGAACCAAACATGCCAAAAAGCTCAAAATTACAGATGCTCCTGACTGCAAGTCTAAAAGCAACGACGCAGTCTCCAAGGAAACCCCACTTCAGCCTCTCGACACAGACACAG ATGGCGCAGCCGGAATTGAGCTGGCACCACCCTGTGCCACAGAGGCGGCACTGCCGAGTTGCCTGCCACCCGGAACCACCGAAGTCTCCGCTGAGCCAGTCTCTTTAGACAAGGAGATGGACAAGGAGGCAGAAGGGGAAGTGGATGAGGAGACGGAGGAAGAGAAAGCAATGCGACTTCTGTATTGTTCCCTCTGCAAAGTCGCTGTGAACTCTGCTTCTCAGCTTCAGGCTCACAACAgcg GTACAAAGCACAAGACCATGCTGGCGGCCAGGAGTGGGGACGGATCCATCAAGTCCTTCcccaggtcaggggtcaaagcCAAGATGGCCACTCCTACCGAGGCGCTAACGGGCCTCCAGAACAAAACATTCCACTGTGAGATCTGTGACGTGCACGTCAACTCTGAAACGCAGCTCAAACAG cataTTAGCAGTAGGAGGCATAAAGACAGAGCTGCAGGTAAACCAGCCAAGCCTAAATTCAGCCCCTACAGTCCCACCCAGCGCAGCCAGACTGTACAGGCT gtgcgTCTAGCTCTGAGGAAGGAACAGGATCTGGGCAAGCCTCTGGCCTCCTGTCTTTTACAACAGCATCTTTCTCTTGCTACCGCTGCTGCCATGGCAACTCTATCACCCTTCCATCTGCGCCCCGCCTCTACTCCTAACCCCGCCCTCTTCCAGGCCCAGACCCTGCCCCAGGCTCTGCTtcaccctccccctggcccgATCCGGTCAGCCCGCACACCTGTGCTCTTCTCCCCGTACTGA
- the LOC124466752 gene encoding zinc finger protein 385D-like isoform X1 has product MYFGNMCQSATLPSLVQSTAGRAQHSMEMKPLLPFSLFPVFTEMDHLHKALIGPGFQVATPLRKAPSSCSVCRLKFNSESQASSHYSGTKHAKKLKITDAPDCKSKSNDAVSKETPLQPLDTDTGYTAVCEYGAAGIELAPPCATEAALPSCLPPGTTEVSAEPVSLDKEMDKEAEGEVDEETEEEKAMRLLYCSLCKVAVNSASQLQAHNSGTKHKTMLAARSGDGSIKSFPRSGVKAKMATPTEALTGLQNKTFHCEICDVHVNSETQLKQHISSRRHKDRAAGKPAKPKFSPYSPTQRSQTVQAVRLALRKEQDLGKPLASCLLQQHLSLATAAAMATLSPFHLRPASTPNPALFQAQTLPQALLHPPPGPIRSARTPVLFSPY; this is encoded by the exons GTAACATGTGCCAGAGTGCCACCCTGCCCTCATTGGTCCAGTCTACAGCAGGCAGGGCCCAGCACTCCATGGAAATGAAGCCCCTCCTCCCATTTAGCTTGTTCCCTGTCTTTACAGAG ATGGACCACCTCCACAAAGCTCTGATTGGCCCAGGGTTTCAAGTGGCCACGCCCCTGAGGAAGGCGCCTAGCTCCTGTAGCGTATGTCGACTGAAGTTTAACTCAGAG AGCCAGGCCTCATCCCATTACAGCGGAACCAAACATGCCAAAAAGCTCAAAATTACAGATGCTCCTGACTGCAAGTCTAAAAGCAACGACGCAGTCTCCAAGGAAACCCCACTTCAGCCTCTCGACACAGACACAGGTTACAcagctgtgtgtgaat ATGGCGCAGCCGGAATTGAGCTGGCACCACCCTGTGCCACAGAGGCGGCACTGCCGAGTTGCCTGCCACCCGGAACCACCGAAGTCTCCGCTGAGCCAGTCTCTTTAGACAAGGAGATGGACAAGGAGGCAGAAGGGGAAGTGGATGAGGAGACGGAGGAAGAGAAAGCAATGCGACTTCTGTATTGTTCCCTCTGCAAAGTCGCTGTGAACTCTGCTTCTCAGCTTCAGGCTCACAACAgcg GTACAAAGCACAAGACCATGCTGGCGGCCAGGAGTGGGGACGGATCCATCAAGTCCTTCcccaggtcaggggtcaaagcCAAGATGGCCACTCCTACCGAGGCGCTAACGGGCCTCCAGAACAAAACATTCCACTGTGAGATCTGTGACGTGCACGTCAACTCTGAAACGCAGCTCAAACAG cataTTAGCAGTAGGAGGCATAAAGACAGAGCTGCAGGTAAACCAGCCAAGCCTAAATTCAGCCCCTACAGTCCCACCCAGCGCAGCCAGACTGTACAGGCT gtgcgTCTAGCTCTGAGGAAGGAACAGGATCTGGGCAAGCCTCTGGCCTCCTGTCTTTTACAACAGCATCTTTCTCTTGCTACCGCTGCTGCCATGGCAACTCTATCACCCTTCCATCTGCGCCCCGCCTCTACTCCTAACCCCGCCCTCTTCCAGGCCCAGACCCTGCCCCAGGCTCTGCTtcaccctccccctggcccgATCCGGTCAGCCCGCACACCTGTGCTCTTCTCCCCGTACTGA